In one Desulfomicrobium escambiense DSM 10707 genomic region, the following are encoded:
- a CDS encoding M24 family metallopeptidase → MSQRIDALKELMRRQGVGALLVIHPANRFYLSGFELHDGQCNESSGCLLLRTDGPDWLLTDARFTVEAWRHWPEEHVHVYGSPRVEKIAEFVKSLGVRELWVETHAMCAETYLELGKSLELRTAPRLVEELRTVKDEGELAALRASCALNHRVYEALESALAPGMTERDVAWMLERLFRDGGAEALSFAPIVGFGPNGALPHATPGEARLQPETPVLIDMGGRLGGYCSDQTRTWWVGQRPSDEFRRTLNLVREAQGLAIARVAPGVSTDELHATAREHFARHGVADRFTHSLGHGIGLETHEAPGVGPVRPTILRPGMVITVEPGLYYPSWGGVRWEHMVVVTEDGHEVL, encoded by the coding sequence ATGTCGCAACGCATCGACGCGCTCAAGGAACTCATGCGGCGGCAGGGCGTCGGCGCCCTGCTCGTCATCCACCCGGCCAACCGGTTCTACCTGTCCGGCTTCGAGTTGCACGACGGGCAGTGCAACGAAAGTTCGGGCTGCCTGCTGCTGCGCACGGACGGCCCGGACTGGCTGTTGACAGACGCCCGCTTCACCGTGGAGGCCTGGCGGCACTGGCCCGAGGAGCATGTGCACGTCTACGGCTCTCCGCGGGTGGAGAAGATCGCGGAGTTCGTGAAGAGCCTCGGGGTGCGCGAGCTTTGGGTCGAGACCCACGCCATGTGCGCCGAGACGTATCTGGAGCTGGGGAAATCCCTGGAGCTGCGCACCGCCCCGCGCCTGGTCGAGGAACTGCGCACGGTCAAGGACGAAGGGGAGCTGGCTGCGCTGCGGGCGTCCTGCGCCCTGAACCACCGCGTCTACGAAGCGCTTGAATCGGCTTTGGCGCCCGGCATGACCGAGCGGGACGTGGCCTGGATGCTGGAGCGGCTTTTCCGGGATGGCGGGGCCGAGGCCCTGAGCTTCGCGCCCATCGTCGGTTTCGGCCCCAACGGGGCCCTGCCCCATGCCACGCCGGGCGAGGCCCGTCTGCAGCCCGAGACGCCGGTGCTCATCGACATGGGCGGGCGCCTCGGCGGCTACTGCTCGGACCAGACCCGCACCTGGTGGGTCGGCCAGCGACCCTCGGACGAGTTCCGGCGCACCCTGAACCTGGTCCGCGAGGCCCAGGGCCTGGCCATCGCCAGGGTTGCGCCCGGCGTGTCTACGGACGAGCTGCACGCCACGGCCAGGGAACATTTCGCGCGCCACGGCGTGGCGGACCGTTTCACCCACTCCCTGGGCCACGGCATCGGCCTGGAAACCCACGAGGCCCCCGGCGTCGGTCCCGTCCGGCCGACGATACTGCGGCCCGGCATGGTCATCACCGTCGAGCCCGGGCTCTACTACCCGTCCTGGGGCGGCGTGCGCTGGGAGCACATGGTGGTCGTGACCGAGGACGGCCATGAGGTGCTCTGA
- a CDS encoding KpsF/GutQ family sugar-phosphate isomerase, producing MAGEGMGGNWLDKAREVLDIEARGLRAVRDRLDGSFVRALELMAGCTGRVVITGLGKSGLVGRKIAATLSSTGTPSFFLHPVEGAHGDLGMIRREDVIVAISNSGETDELNNILPSLKSLAGAVISLTGGVNSTMAGLSDVVIDTSVPCEACPLGVAPTASTTATLAVGDALAVCLIEWKSFALDDFRRFHPGGALGQRLTQRVEELMRSSQLPVTPSGASLGQALEVLNAGKLGCVCVLDREGRLLGLLTDGDVRRLVCAGRLDLDVAVDSVMTAGPLHATPGQKAAEVLDIMESRAITVLPVVGADRTLAGMVHMHDVLGKGRVKFSRS from the coding sequence ATGGCCGGTGAAGGGATGGGCGGAAACTGGCTGGACAAGGCCCGCGAGGTTCTGGACATCGAGGCCCGGGGCCTGCGCGCCGTGCGCGACAGGCTGGATGGTTCCTTTGTCCGCGCCCTGGAGCTCATGGCCGGCTGTACCGGCCGTGTCGTGATCACGGGCCTGGGCAAGTCCGGCCTGGTGGGCCGTAAGATCGCGGCGACGCTGAGTAGCACGGGTACCCCGTCCTTTTTCCTGCACCCGGTGGAGGGGGCCCACGGCGACCTGGGCATGATCCGTCGCGAGGACGTCATCGTGGCCATCTCCAACTCCGGCGAGACGGACGAACTGAACAACATCCTGCCGAGCCTCAAGTCCCTGGCTGGCGCCGTCATTTCCTTGACCGGGGGCGTGAACTCGACCATGGCCGGCCTGTCCGACGTGGTCATCGACACGTCGGTGCCCTGCGAGGCCTGTCCCCTGGGCGTGGCCCCAACGGCCAGCACTACGGCCACCCTGGCCGTCGGCGACGCCCTGGCCGTCTGCCTCATCGAGTGGAAGTCCTTCGCCCTGGACGATTTTCGGCGCTTCCACCCCGGCGGGGCCTTGGGCCAGCGTCTGACCCAGCGTGTGGAGGAACTCATGCGTTCCTCGCAGCTGCCGGTCACGCCGAGCGGGGCTTCCCTGGGCCAGGCTCTGGAGGTCCTCAACGCCGGCAAGCTCGGCTGCGTCTGCGTGCTGGACCGCGAGGGGCGCCTCCTGGGGCTCTTGACCGACGGCGACGTGCGCCGCCTGGTCTGCGCCGGCCGTCTGGATCTGGACGTCGCCGTGGACTCGGTCATGACCGCCGGTCCCCTGCACGCCACCCCCGGGCAGAAGGCCGCCGAGGTCCTCGACATCATGGAATCCCGCGCCATCACGGTTCTGCCCGTGGTCGGCGCGGACCGGACCCTGGCCGGCATGGTGCACATGCATGATGTCCTCGGCAAGGGCCGGGTCAAGTTCTCCAGGTCCTGA
- a CDS encoding nucleoside recognition domain-containing protein: protein MHLLEEAKAVLRRSVSISLELYKIMIPIVIAVKILQELGLIAWLALPLAPVMHLVGLPGEMGLVWATAMINNIYSGMIVFVSLAGQHELSVAQVTVLCTMILVAHSMPVELQIVRKSGPRIGFQALLRIGGALVLGFILARVYAWGGWLQEPNVLMWRPEPESASLVVWSVDQVRNLAMVFVIITALNAFMRVLTAVGLTALCVRLLSPVLRLLGIGPEAGTLTIVGMVMGLSYGGGMIMHEAHSGKVPPKDIFSSLSLMSLSHSVFEDTFLMAVLGGHSSGLLAGRVVFTLIVVALLVRVVNRLGDEFFYRRLFKPVEVYTQPGPCCPGAPTADRP, encoded by the coding sequence ATGCACCTCCTCGAAGAAGCCAAGGCCGTGCTGCGGCGTTCGGTCAGCATCAGCCTCGAACTCTACAAGATCATGATCCCCATCGTGATCGCGGTCAAAATTCTGCAGGAACTGGGCCTCATCGCCTGGCTGGCGCTGCCGCTGGCGCCCGTCATGCACCTGGTCGGCCTGCCCGGCGAGATGGGGCTGGTCTGGGCCACGGCCATGATCAACAACATCTACAGCGGCATGATCGTCTTCGTCTCCCTGGCCGGGCAGCACGAGCTGAGCGTGGCCCAGGTCACGGTGCTGTGCACCATGATACTGGTGGCCCACTCCATGCCCGTGGAACTGCAGATCGTGCGCAAATCGGGCCCCAGGATCGGCTTCCAGGCGCTGCTGCGCATCGGCGGGGCCCTGGTCCTCGGTTTCATCCTGGCTCGCGTCTATGCGTGGGGCGGATGGCTGCAGGAGCCGAACGTGCTCATGTGGCGGCCCGAGCCCGAGAGCGCCAGCCTCGTGGTCTGGTCCGTGGACCAGGTCCGCAACCTGGCCATGGTCTTCGTCATCATCACGGCCCTCAACGCCTTCATGCGGGTGCTGACGGCCGTGGGCCTGACGGCCCTGTGCGTGCGGCTGCTCTCCCCGGTCCTGCGGCTGCTGGGCATCGGGCCCGAGGCCGGGACCCTGACCATCGTCGGTATGGTCATGGGCCTGTCCTACGGCGGGGGCATGATCATGCACGAGGCCCACTCGGGCAAGGTGCCGCCCAAGGACATCTTCTCCTCCTTGAGCCTGATGAGCCTGTCGCACTCGGTCTTCGAGGACACCTTCCTCATGGCCGTCCTCGGCGGGCACTCGTCGGGCCTGCTGGCGGGGCGTGTCGTCTTCACGCTGATCGTCGTGGCCCTGCTCGTGCGCGTGGTGAATCGGCTGGGGGACGAGTTTTTCTACAGGCGGCTGTTCAAGCCCGTGGAGGTCTACACCCAGCCTGGGCCCTGCTGTCCGGGCGCGCCGACGGCGGACAGGCCGTGA
- a CDS encoding YkgJ family cysteine cluster protein has protein sequence MNDTPTIHPDVCRRCAAVGRTCCAVSSGDEEYCFPVSTAEMTAIRGAGEGAECFVLAANTPGFVEQLAVLLPDCDIGKAFPLQGSHWRLATTAEGRCVFLGENGCRLERSVRPFYCRLFPLWHFEGRLTWFTAEECLANRECSSLSSMLGAMGTDSAEARALHREMCAKLGLECSSKVKS, from the coding sequence ATGAACGATACGCCAACCATACACCCGGATGTCTGCCGCCGTTGCGCGGCAGTGGGGCGCACCTGCTGCGCCGTTTCCAGCGGGGACGAGGAATACTGCTTCCCCGTCTCCACGGCCGAGATGACCGCCATCAGAGGCGCTGGCGAAGGCGCGGAATGCTTCGTGCTCGCCGCCAACACGCCCGGCTTCGTGGAGCAGCTGGCCGTGCTCCTCCCGGATTGCGACATCGGGAAGGCCTTCCCGCTCCAGGGCTCCCACTGGAGGCTGGCCACCACCGCCGAGGGCCGATGCGTCTTTCTGGGCGAGAACGGTTGCCGGTTGGAGCGCAGCGTGCGGCCCTTCTATTGTCGTCTTTTTCCCCTGTGGCATTTCGAGGGCCGGCTGACCTGGTTCACGGCCGAAGAGTGCCTGGCCAACAGGGAATGTTCCTCTCTCTCTTCGATGCTCGGCGCCATGGGCACCGACAGCGCCGAAGCCAGGGCCCTGCATCGCGAGATGTGCGCGAAGCTTGGGCTTGAATGCAGTTCAAAGGTGAAATCATGA
- a CDS encoding DUF4911 domain-containing protein, which produces MLYAEIPRRQIALYRFLLEGYDNLAVMSVVDRYRAVIKLRFTPDAEHSLRGMLLAQGAKLVEPPILSD; this is translated from the coding sequence GTGCTGTACGCCGAGATCCCGCGCCGCCAGATCGCCCTCTACCGCTTCCTGCTCGAAGGCTACGACAACCTGGCCGTCATGAGCGTGGTGGACCGCTACCGCGCGGTCATCAAGCTGCGCTTTACGCCCGACGCGGAGCATTCCCTGCGCGGGATGCTCCTGGCCCAGGGCGCGAAGCTCGTCGAACCGCCGATTCTTTCAGATTAG
- a CDS encoding penicillin-binding protein 1A — protein MKILKIFLVLAVLGALLAGGAGVGLYYWAQEDLPGFTKLSDYSPALATTVRARDGRILGYFYREKRFLIPLSMMSPITVKAFLAAEDSGFYQHEGVDLPGIFRAAVKNLVAGGIVQGGSTITQQVIKSMLLTPERSYERKIKEIILAYRLEKYLSKDEILTIYLNQIYLGAKAYGVEAAAREYFGVNASQLTLAQAALLAGLPKAPSRYSPYGNPERARERQLYVLSRLRELGWVDQAAYEAAVNEPLVYGAQEDPSWKVGPYYLEEVRRQLVEMYGEDKVYAGGLQVRTAMDMDHQVVADQALREGLRETSKRHGWQGPVTTIEPGGYEEFLRGQNIGDLKVGDRTQVLVTGVEKVGAKVRFGGHTGVLPVSTMSWARRPNPKLAPEEAGKVGDAGKVVRLGDVVWAVVNATGKDKPWQLSLDQEPKVEGALVSMDPRSGEVLALCGGYDFFRSQFNRATQALRQPGSAFKPIVYSAALDNGYTAASIVLDAPIVFEDGSGETWKPENFEGIFYGPTLLRTALVKSRNLVTIRVAQDIGIGKIIERGKAMGLTGIMEPNLSLALGSGQFSPLNMCEAYSAFARGGTSIKPRFIENVVSPWGEQLYSSTPETREAMSPETAYVVTNLLQQVVQEGTGARAKSLGRPVAGKTGTTNDEQDAWFMGFSPYLLTGVWVGYDQVRPMGKFETGARAALPIWIDYRAKVEPGYPVENFTVPPGIVMARVDARTGRLAGPDAAEAYMLPFVNGTEPTMTAMPDELDAAPGSSNAGGESLLKQIF, from the coding sequence ATGAAAATTCTGAAGATATTTCTGGTTCTGGCAGTCCTGGGCGCCTTGCTGGCGGGCGGAGCTGGCGTGGGCCTGTACTACTGGGCCCAGGAGGATCTGCCCGGGTTCACGAAGCTGAGCGACTATTCCCCGGCGCTGGCTACCACGGTCAGGGCCAGGGACGGGCGGATTCTGGGCTATTTCTATCGCGAGAAGCGTTTTCTCATCCCGCTGTCCATGATGAGCCCCATCACGGTCAAGGCTTTCCTGGCCGCCGAGGACTCGGGGTTTTACCAGCACGAGGGCGTGGATCTGCCGGGCATTTTCCGGGCCGCGGTCAAGAACCTTGTGGCCGGGGGCATCGTCCAGGGCGGCAGCACCATCACCCAGCAGGTCATCAAGTCCATGCTGCTCACGCCGGAACGCAGCTACGAGCGCAAGATCAAGGAGATCATCCTGGCCTACCGCCTGGAGAAATACCTGAGCAAGGACGAGATCCTGACCATCTACCTCAACCAGATCTACCTCGGGGCCAAGGCCTACGGCGTGGAGGCTGCGGCCAGGGAGTACTTCGGCGTGAACGCCTCCCAGCTGACCCTGGCCCAGGCGGCCCTGCTGGCCGGCCTGCCCAAGGCCCCGTCGCGCTACTCGCCCTACGGCAACCCCGAGCGGGCCAGGGAGCGGCAGCTCTATGTCCTCTCCCGCCTGCGGGAACTGGGCTGGGTCGATCAGGCCGCGTACGAGGCCGCCGTCAACGAGCCGCTGGTCTACGGCGCCCAGGAGGACCCGTCCTGGAAGGTCGGACCGTACTACCTGGAGGAAGTCCGCCGCCAGCTCGTCGAGATGTACGGCGAGGACAAGGTCTACGCCGGCGGCTTGCAGGTCCGTACGGCCATGGACATGGACCATCAGGTCGTCGCCGACCAGGCCCTGCGCGAGGGCCTGCGCGAAACCTCCAAGCGCCACGGCTGGCAGGGGCCCGTCACGACCATCGAGCCGGGCGGTTACGAGGAATTTCTGCGCGGCCAGAACATCGGCGACCTCAAGGTCGGGGACCGGACTCAGGTCCTGGTGACCGGCGTGGAAAAGGTCGGAGCCAAGGTGCGCTTCGGCGGTCATACCGGCGTGCTGCCCGTGTCCACCATGTCTTGGGCCAGGCGGCCCAACCCCAAACTCGCCCCCGAGGAGGCGGGCAAGGTGGGCGACGCGGGCAAGGTGGTCAGGCTCGGTGACGTGGTTTGGGCCGTCGTGAACGCAACGGGCAAGGACAAGCCCTGGCAGCTTTCCCTGGACCAGGAGCCCAAGGTCGAGGGCGCCCTGGTGTCCATGGACCCGCGTTCGGGAGAGGTCCTGGCCCTGTGCGGCGGCTACGATTTCTTCCGCAGCCAGTTCAACCGTGCCACCCAGGCCCTGCGCCAGCCCGGCTCGGCTTTCAAGCCCATCGTCTACTCGGCGGCCCTGGACAACGGCTACACCGCGGCCAGCATCGTCCTCGACGCCCCCATCGTCTTCGAGGACGGCAGCGGCGAGACGTGGAAGCCCGAGAATTTCGAAGGCATCTTCTACGGTCCCACGCTGCTGCGCACGGCCCTGGTCAAGTCCCGCAACCTGGTGACCATCCGCGTGGCCCAGGACATCGGCATCGGCAAGATCATCGAGCGCGGCAAGGCCATGGGCCTGACGGGCATCATGGAGCCCAATCTGTCCCTAGCCCTGGGATCCGGCCAGTTCTCTCCCCTCAACATGTGCGAGGCCTACTCGGCCTTCGCCAGAGGCGGCACGTCCATCAAGCCCCGTTTCATCGAGAACGTGGTCTCGCCCTGGGGCGAGCAGCTCTACTCCTCGACGCCGGAGACGAGGGAGGCCATGTCGCCGGAAACCGCCTACGTCGTGACCAACCTGTTGCAGCAGGTCGTCCAGGAGGGCACCGGCGCCCGGGCCAAGTCCTTGGGTCGGCCCGTGGCCGGCAAGACCGGCACCACCAACGATGAACAGGACGCCTGGTTCATGGGCTTCTCCCCATACCTGCTGACCGGCGTCTGGGTCGGCTACGACCAGGTCAGGCCCATGGGCAAGTTCGAGACCGGGGCCCGGGCCGCACTGCCCATCTGGATCGATTACCGCGCCAAGGTCGAGCCGGGATATCCCGTGGAGAACTTCACGGTGCCTCCGGGCATCGTCATGGCCCGTGTGGACGCGCGCACCGGACGGCTGGCCGGGCCGGACGCGGCCGAGGCGTACATGCTGCCCTTCGTCAACGGCACGGAGCCGACCATGACCGCCATGCCGGATGAACTCGACGCGGCGCCGGGCTCCTCCAACGCCGGCGGGGAAAGCCTGCTCAAGCAGATATTCTAG